One window of Lacerta agilis isolate rLacAgi1 chromosome 14, rLacAgi1.pri, whole genome shotgun sequence genomic DNA carries:
- the UNG gene encoding uracil-DNA glycosylase isoform X1 → MIGQKTLLSFFSAAQAKKRSRSPEPVGAAEAGSPKRSKADAPSPQSPPLSPEQLERIRRNKEAALQRLASRISSLAPPEIAQDWRVALAGEFAKPYFAQLMDFVAAERKRYTVYPAVHQVFTWTQMCSIRDVKVVILGQDPYHGPNQAHGLCFSVQRPVPPPPSLENIYKELAEDIKGFSHPGHGDLTGWAKQGVLLLNAVLTVRAHQANSHKEKGWEQFTDAVVSWLNSNLDGVVFMLWGAYAQRKGSSIDRKRHHILQTAHPSPLSVHRGFFGCKHFSKTNELLKKSGKKPIAWSTL, encoded by the exons ATGATCGGCCAGAAGACGCTGCTCTCGTTCTTCTCGGCGGCGCAGGCCAAGAAGCGCAGCCGCTCCCCGGAACCAGTCGGGGCCGCTGAG GCAGGCTCTCCTAAGAGGTCGAAGGCTGACGCTCCGTCCCCGCAGTCCCCGCCTCTCAGCCCGGAGCAGCTGGAGCGGATCCGCAGGAACAAAGAGGCGGCCTTGCAGAGACTCGCTTCCCGCATCAGCAGCCTTGCTCCTCCGGAGATCGCGCAGGACTGGAGGGTCGCTCTCGCCGGGGAGTTCGCCAAGCCGTATTTCGCCCAG CTAATGGACTTTGTTGCTGCAGAGCGCAAGCGCTACACAGTGTATCCAGCTGTGCATCAAGTCTTCACCTGGACTCAGATGTGCAGTATCCGTGAT GTAAAAGTTGTCATCTTGGGCCAAGACCCGTATCATGGACCCAACCAAGCACATGGACTCTGTTTCAGTGTCCAGAGACCAGTTCCACCTCCACCCAG CCTAGAGAACATCTACAAAGAACTGGCTGAAGACATAAAAGGCTTTTCTCATCCTGGCCATGGAGACTTGACCGGGTGGGCTAAACAAG GAGTACTTCTACTCAATGCTGTTCTTACAGTCCGAGCACACCAAGCCAATTCCCACAAAGAGAAGGGCTGGGAGCAGTTCACAGACGCAGTGGTCTCCTGGCTAAACAGCAACTTGGATGGTGTGGTCTTCATGCTTTGGGGGGCCTATGCTCAGAGGAAAGGCAGCTCTATCGACAGG AAACGGCACCACATCCTACAGACAGCTCACCCTTCACCCCTGTCAGTGCACAGGGGTTTCTTTGGCTGTAAGCATTTCTCTAAAACAAATGAATTGCTGAAAAAGTCTGGGAAGAAGCCCATTGCTTGGAGCACCCTATGA
- the ALKBH2 gene encoding DNA oxidative demethylase ALKBH2 isoform X1, whose product MDKFIVRGPLKTTVTKNKRKSPGPKWEEADSGEEGSGRSKKRPKLDAVHHSKTPLVGASWKHIRAEGLNCDYRILFNKAEADRIFQELEKEVEYFEAGEFTKLHIFGKWHNIPRKQVTYGDAGLTYTYSGVTFSPKPWIPVLDHLRDQIQLTTGDTFNFVLINRYKDGHDHMGEHRDDERELAPRSPIASVSFGACRDFVFRHKDSRGKSPSRYIEAVKLQLEHGSLLMMNFPTNRYWYHSLPSRKKLLAPRINLTFRKVMALTPGQ is encoded by the exons ATGGATAAATTCATTGTCCGGGGGCCTCTTAAGACTACAGTAACAAAGAACAAGAGGAAATCCCCTGGGCCAAAGTGGGAGGAGGCTGACTCTGgtgaggaaggcagtggaagaagcAAGAAGAGGCCCAAGCTGGATGCGGTCCACCATAGCAAGACTCCCTTGGTAGGTGCTTCATGGAAACACATCCGGGCAGAAGGGCTAAACTGCGATTATAGGATCCTTTTCAACAAAGCAGAGGCTGACAGGATCTTCCAGGAGCTTGAAAAGGAAGTGGAATATTTTGAAG caggagAGTTCACTAAACTCCACATATTTGGAAAGTGGCACAATATTCCAAGGAAACAAGTGACCTATGGGGATGCTGGCTTGACGTACACATACTCAGGTGTCACTTTCTCACCCAAGCCATGGATTCCAGTTCTGGATCACTTAAGAGACCAAATCCAGCTAACCACCGGGGACACCTTCAATTTTGTTCTCATTAACAG gtATAAGGACGGGCACGATCACATGGGAGAACACAGAGACGATGAGCGAGAGCTGGCCCCTCGCAGCCCCATCGCATCCGTGTCCTTTGGAGCCTGCAGGGACTTTGTCTTCCGGCACAAGGATTCCAGAGGCAAAAGCCCCTCGCGCTACATTGAGGCTGTCAAGTTGCAGCTGGAGCATGGGAGCTTGTTGATGATGAACTTCCCCACCAACCGTTACTGGTACCACAGCCTGCCCAGTCGCAAGAAGCTCCTGGCTCCGAGAATCAACCTGACATTTCGAAAAGTGATGGCACTGACCCCAGGGCAATGA
- the UNG gene encoding uracil-DNA glycosylase isoform X2, whose amino-acid sequence MIGQKTLLSFFSAAQAKKRSRSPEPVGAAEAGSPKRSKADAPSPQSPPLSPEQLERIRRNKEAALQRLASRISSLAPPEIAQDWRVALAGEFAKPYFAQLMDFVAAERKRYTVYPAVHQVFTWTQMCSIRDVKVVILGQDPYHGPNQAHGLCFSVQRPVPPPPRSTSTQCCSYSPSTPSQFPQREGLGAVHRRSGLLAKQQLGWCGLHALGGLCSEERQLYRQETAPHPTDSSPFTPVSAQGFLWL is encoded by the exons ATGATCGGCCAGAAGACGCTGCTCTCGTTCTTCTCGGCGGCGCAGGCCAAGAAGCGCAGCCGCTCCCCGGAACCAGTCGGGGCCGCTGAG GCAGGCTCTCCTAAGAGGTCGAAGGCTGACGCTCCGTCCCCGCAGTCCCCGCCTCTCAGCCCGGAGCAGCTGGAGCGGATCCGCAGGAACAAAGAGGCGGCCTTGCAGAGACTCGCTTCCCGCATCAGCAGCCTTGCTCCTCCGGAGATCGCGCAGGACTGGAGGGTCGCTCTCGCCGGGGAGTTCGCCAAGCCGTATTTCGCCCAG CTAATGGACTTTGTTGCTGCAGAGCGCAAGCGCTACACAGTGTATCCAGCTGTGCATCAAGTCTTCACCTGGACTCAGATGTGCAGTATCCGTGAT GTAAAAGTTGTCATCTTGGGCCAAGACCCGTATCATGGACCCAACCAAGCACATGGACTCTGTTTCAGTGTCCAGAGACCAGTTCCACCTCCACCCAG GAGTACTTCTACTCAATGCTGTTCTTACAGTCCGAGCACACCAAGCCAATTCCCACAAAGAGAAGGGCTGGGAGCAGTTCACAGACGCAGTGGTCTCCTGGCTAAACAGCAACTTGGATGGTGTGGTCTTCATGCTTTGGGGGGCCTATGCTCAGAGGAAAGGCAGCTCTATCGACAGG AAACGGCACCACATCCTACAGACAGCTCACCCTTCACCCCTGTCAGTGCACAGGGGTTTCTTTGGCTGTAA
- the ALKBH2 gene encoding DNA oxidative demethylase ALKBH2 isoform X2, with translation MDKFIVRGPLKTTVTKNKRKSPGPKWEEADSGEEGSGRSKKRPKLDAVHHSKTPLVGASWKHIRAEGLNCDYRILFNKAEADRIFQELEKEVEYFEGEFTKLHIFGKWHNIPRKQVTYGDAGLTYTYSGVTFSPKPWIPVLDHLRDQIQLTTGDTFNFVLINRYKDGHDHMGEHRDDERELAPRSPIASVSFGACRDFVFRHKDSRGKSPSRYIEAVKLQLEHGSLLMMNFPTNRYWYHSLPSRKKLLAPRINLTFRKVMALTPGQ, from the exons ATGGATAAATTCATTGTCCGGGGGCCTCTTAAGACTACAGTAACAAAGAACAAGAGGAAATCCCCTGGGCCAAAGTGGGAGGAGGCTGACTCTGgtgaggaaggcagtggaagaagcAAGAAGAGGCCCAAGCTGGATGCGGTCCACCATAGCAAGACTCCCTTGGTAGGTGCTTCATGGAAACACATCCGGGCAGAAGGGCTAAACTGCGATTATAGGATCCTTTTCAACAAAGCAGAGGCTGACAGGATCTTCCAGGAGCTTGAAAAGGAAGTGGAATATTTTGAAG gagAGTTCACTAAACTCCACATATTTGGAAAGTGGCACAATATTCCAAGGAAACAAGTGACCTATGGGGATGCTGGCTTGACGTACACATACTCAGGTGTCACTTTCTCACCCAAGCCATGGATTCCAGTTCTGGATCACTTAAGAGACCAAATCCAGCTAACCACCGGGGACACCTTCAATTTTGTTCTCATTAACAG gtATAAGGACGGGCACGATCACATGGGAGAACACAGAGACGATGAGCGAGAGCTGGCCCCTCGCAGCCCCATCGCATCCGTGTCCTTTGGAGCCTGCAGGGACTTTGTCTTCCGGCACAAGGATTCCAGAGGCAAAAGCCCCTCGCGCTACATTGAGGCTGTCAAGTTGCAGCTGGAGCATGGGAGCTTGTTGATGATGAACTTCCCCACCAACCGTTACTGGTACCACAGCCTGCCCAGTCGCAAGAAGCTCCTGGCTCCGAGAATCAACCTGACATTTCGAAAAGTGATGGCACTGACCCCAGGGCAATGA